In the genome of Flavobacterium panacagri, one region contains:
- a CDS encoding SGNH/GDSL hydrolase family protein, translating into MFLKKIAVLISFLLISVVSNSQSQNSNKTFLYQGRVDQLQNDQVILIGTASSVVFNFTGNECSISLQSVDSYEHHNYVQLVLDGKYIGKIKIEKGAVQSFPIQVTSNKKEHRLEIYKNTEAQSGNILFAGTTAKLIPISFKKKKKVEFIGDSITCGAASDPSDVPCDKGEYMDHHNGYYAYGPTLSRAIDVDYLMSCVSGIGMYRNWNDENKEEAIMPDVYPNLYLTKDASKPKYDFAFQPDIISIALGTNDFSGGDGKKERLPFNPEKYVSNYINFIKMLYKHNPKVQIVITDSPMVGGERGVVFEDCLTKVKNAFADDKSHKTIQIFKFKPMTPNGCSGHPDVADHKVLANEYAPFLKKLLNEK; encoded by the coding sequence ATGTTTCTCAAAAAAATAGCTGTTTTAATTTCGTTTTTGCTGATTTCGGTTGTTTCGAATTCACAAAGTCAAAATTCAAATAAAACTTTTTTATACCAAGGCCGAGTTGATCAACTTCAAAATGATCAGGTTATCTTAATCGGAACAGCTTCTTCGGTGGTTTTTAATTTTACAGGAAATGAATGTTCAATTTCGCTTCAAAGCGTTGATTCTTATGAACATCATAATTATGTTCAGCTGGTTTTGGATGGAAAATATATTGGAAAAATCAAAATTGAAAAAGGAGCGGTTCAGTCTTTTCCAATCCAGGTGACTTCCAATAAAAAAGAGCATCGTTTAGAAATCTATAAAAATACAGAAGCCCAAAGCGGAAATATATTATTTGCTGGAACGACAGCGAAACTAATTCCGATTTCATTTAAGAAGAAAAAGAAAGTCGAATTCATTGGAGATTCTATTACTTGTGGTGCCGCGAGTGATCCATCTGATGTTCCTTGCGATAAAGGTGAATATATGGATCATCATAACGGTTATTATGCTTATGGGCCAACACTTTCTAGAGCGATTGATGTTGATTATTTAATGAGCTGTGTTTCTGGAATCGGGATGTACAGGAATTGGAATGATGAAAATAAAGAGGAAGCGATAATGCCGGATGTTTATCCTAATTTATATCTGACAAAAGACGCTTCAAAACCTAAATATGATTTTGCTTTTCAGCCCGATATCATCAGTATTGCTTTAGGAACAAATGATTTTTCTGGCGGAGATGGAAAGAAAGAGCGTCTGCCTTTTAATCCAGAAAAATATGTTTCGAATTATATCAACTTCATTAAAATGTTGTACAAACACAATCCAAAAGTGCAGATTGTAATTACAGACAGCCCAATGGTTGGCGGAGAAAGAGGAGTTGTTTTTGAAGACTGTCTTACTAAAGTTAAAAACGCTTTCGCGGATGATAAATCACACAAAACAATTCAGATTTTCAAATTTAAACCCATGACTCCAAATGGATGTTCAGGTCATCCGGATGTGGCAGATCACAAGGTTTTAGCAAACGAATATGCACCATTTTTAAAGAAACTGCTAAATGAAAAATAA
- a CDS encoding C40 family peptidase, whose translation MKSSLLLFLLPVILLSSFNVKKKEPKIIVPNAKIQTEINRDSIIAYAKQYLGIPYKYASSDPNKGFDCSGFVSYVFKHFNQTLPRSSSGYKNLGTALKPEEFKVGDVLVFYGYKNRNIVGHVGIICEANGMQSKFIHASSGKAQQVTITALDTEHYTKRFYKCVDVLSK comes from the coding sequence ATGAAATCGAGCCTACTATTATTTTTACTCCCTGTTATTTTACTTTCTTCTTTCAATGTAAAAAAGAAAGAACCGAAAATTATAGTTCCGAACGCTAAAATTCAGACCGAAATAAATCGCGATTCTATTATTGCTTATGCCAAGCAATATTTAGGAATTCCCTACAAATATGCTAGCAGTGATCCAAACAAAGGATTTGATTGTTCGGGGTTTGTGAGTTATGTTTTTAAACACTTTAACCAAACACTTCCTAGAAGTTCAAGCGGATATAAAAATTTAGGAACAGCTTTAAAACCAGAAGAATTTAAAGTCGGCGATGTCTTAGTTTTTTATGGATATAAAAACAGAAATATTGTGGGGCACGTTGGCATAATCTGCGAAGCAAACGGAATGCAGTCCAAATTTATTCATGCTTCTTCAGGAAAAGCACAACAAGTTACTATAACAGCACTTGATACAGAACATTATACCAAACGCTTTTATAAATGTGTTGATGTTCTATCTAAATAA
- a CDS encoding L,D-transpeptidase family protein: protein MKIWYTPFIAVVFLIVFSCNSKADKKEENSIKTVEKIPELKLTIDSTRISKFYENYPKLDKFKNDVASLYQKNKSTQLWQDNKGVVEFGNTLFNQYKNLDQEGLKANYPYKDELNAVFENNPAKKLSKEDTDLLLSNLYYYYGEKVGGFDEKTVLSLEWLLPRKKLNYQVLSDSIFKKSTILDDKKRKMFSQYYKLRDALKEYREIEKKGGWKIIETGEEYKSLKVGDSSNVIAQIRERLFVTKDLKEDTKSAVCDTVLIKAMKNYELRHGYAPKNTILLEHINDLNIPVSERIKTIIANMERCRWIDPELEKGQKYIEVNIPEFKLYIIEDGKIAFTSAVVVGKAMTKTVVFSGMMSNIVFSPYWNVPPSIIKSEIKPGMARDKNYLQKKNLEWNNGSVRQLPGKNNSLGLVKFLFPNSSNIYLHDTPSKSLFERESRAFSHGCVRVAKPRELAIELLKVDPTWNPAKIDKAMHAGKESWYTLKKKVPVYIGYFTAWVDRDGQLNFYKDIYQRDESLLKLLTEE, encoded by the coding sequence ATGAAAATTTGGTATACGCCCTTTATCGCAGTTGTTTTTTTGATCGTTTTTTCGTGTAATTCGAAAGCAGATAAAAAGGAAGAGAATTCAATAAAAACAGTTGAAAAGATTCCAGAATTAAAACTGACAATTGACAGTACACGCATTTCAAAGTTTTATGAGAATTACCCAAAACTGGATAAATTTAAAAATGATGTAGCTTCTTTATATCAAAAAAACAAATCAACTCAATTGTGGCAGGATAATAAAGGAGTGGTTGAGTTTGGAAATACTTTATTTAATCAGTACAAAAATTTAGATCAGGAAGGACTAAAAGCAAATTATCCTTATAAAGACGAATTAAATGCTGTTTTTGAAAATAATCCAGCCAAAAAACTATCTAAAGAAGATACGGATTTACTGCTTTCCAATTTGTATTACTATTATGGTGAGAAAGTGGGTGGTTTTGACGAAAAAACAGTACTTTCTTTAGAATGGCTTTTGCCTCGTAAAAAACTGAACTACCAAGTGCTTTCAGATTCTATCTTTAAAAAATCAACCATTTTGGATGATAAGAAAAGAAAGATGTTCAGTCAGTATTACAAACTTCGTGATGCTTTAAAAGAATACAGAGAAATCGAGAAAAAAGGTGGTTGGAAAATCATTGAAACAGGAGAAGAGTATAAAAGTCTGAAAGTAGGCGATTCGTCAAACGTAATTGCTCAAATTAGAGAAAGGCTTTTTGTAACCAAAGATCTAAAAGAAGACACTAAAAGTGCAGTTTGTGATACGGTTTTGATAAAAGCCATGAAAAATTACGAATTGCGTCACGGCTATGCTCCAAAAAATACTATTCTTTTAGAACATATAAACGATTTGAATATTCCAGTTTCAGAGCGAATCAAAACCATTATCGCTAATATGGAGCGTTGTCGTTGGATTGATCCTGAATTGGAAAAAGGTCAGAAATACATCGAAGTCAATATTCCAGAGTTTAAACTGTATATCATTGAAGACGGGAAAATTGCTTTTACTTCGGCAGTTGTTGTGGGTAAAGCGATGACCAAAACAGTTGTTTTCAGTGGTATGATGAGTAATATTGTTTTTAGTCCGTATTGGAATGTGCCACCGAGTATTATCAAATCGGAAATAAAACCCGGAATGGCAAGGGATAAAAATTATCTACAAAAGAAAAACTTAGAATGGAACAACGGCTCAGTTCGTCAGCTTCCTGGGAAAAATAATTCATTGGGATTAGTGAAATTCCTGTTTCCAAATTCAAGTAATATTTATTTACACGATACGCCTTCAAAAAGTTTGTTCGAAAGAGAAAGTAGAGCTTTCAGTCACGGTTGCGTACGTGTAGCAAAACCAAGAGAATTAGCAATCGAATTACTAAAAGTAGATCCAACTTGGAATCCTGCCAAAATTGACAAAGCCATGCATGCCGGAAAAGAAAGCTGGTATACATTGAAGAAAAAAGTTCCAGTTTATATTGGCTATTTTACAGCTTGGGTAGATCGTGACGGACAATTAAATTTCTATAAAGATATTTACCAAAGAGATGAAAGTTTATTAAAGCTTTTAACAGAAGAATAA
- a CDS encoding DUF1573 domain-containing protein has translation MKMIKISMLALALGLMSFSAIAPVKSLVSETAISETTASTIVWKAETIDVGQIPQGTPKAIVYEFKNTGKTAVVITNVQGSCGCTATDYTKEPIQPGKSAKVTATYNAANKGAFTKTVTVTTSAETTPKILTLKGTVI, from the coding sequence ATGAAAATGATTAAAATTTCGATGTTAGCTTTGGCTTTAGGCCTAATGTCTTTTTCGGCAATTGCTCCGGTAAAATCCTTAGTTTCAGAAACTGCAATTTCAGAAACTACAGCTTCTACAATTGTTTGGAAAGCAGAAACAATTGATGTTGGACAAATCCCACAAGGAACTCCAAAAGCAATTGTTTACGAATTTAAAAATACTGGAAAAACAGCTGTAGTAATTACAAATGTTCAAGGTTCTTGCGGTTGTACTGCAACAGATTACACAAAAGAACCAATTCAGCCAGGTAAATCGGCTAAAGTTACTGCAACTTATAACGCAGCGAACAAAGGCGCTTTTACAAAAACAGTTACTGTAACTACAAGTGCAGAAACAACTCCAAAAATCCTTACATTAAAAGGTACAGTTATATAA
- a CDS encoding sensor histidine kinase, with protein sequence MKINKLNSIILLGLVAIISILVAQLLWTKEAFTIEQKKLSQKAHIALLEVAKKLYEGTNHELPAQNPVQKISNDYYIVNVDNEFEPEILEFYLKTEFKKMNITTDFEYAMYNCQSDEMIYGDYISLSKKKAECKKTVYFPKHKNLVYYFAVRFPNETTYLFSSMRFWFILSTALILILLIYVYSIFKLLQQKKYSELQRDFINNMTHEFKTPLASILIASKYLIEQKPIKEDKKLYTYTDIIINQGNKLNGHIEKILNIAKSDYTPLELKKESVLIVPIIEEAIENIKLKYPEASLSIETASTKYSIETDSFHFGNLVYNLLDNAVKYCNEKPEIKIKIIEENNCLKLEFNDNGIGINPKKISFIFDKFYRVQNEKSNEVNGFGLGLYYVKEICSLQSWKIKAENNTEKGVTITLSIPYKK encoded by the coding sequence TTGAAAATTAATAAACTCAACAGTATCATCCTCTTAGGATTGGTAGCCATCATTAGTATATTGGTAGCGCAATTGCTATGGACAAAAGAGGCTTTTACGATTGAACAGAAAAAACTGAGTCAGAAGGCACATATTGCCTTATTGGAAGTAGCTAAAAAATTGTACGAAGGAACGAATCATGAACTGCCTGCTCAGAATCCGGTTCAGAAAATTTCTAATGACTATTATATTGTAAATGTTGATAATGAATTTGAACCCGAAATTTTAGAGTTTTATCTAAAGACGGAATTCAAAAAAATGAATATCACGACCGATTTCGAATATGCCATGTACAATTGTCAAAGCGATGAAATGATTTATGGCGATTATATTTCACTTTCGAAGAAAAAAGCAGAATGTAAAAAGACTGTTTATTTCCCAAAACACAAAAATCTGGTATATTATTTCGCTGTTCGTTTTCCGAATGAAACTACTTATTTGTTTAGTTCCATGCGATTTTGGTTTATCCTTTCAACCGCTTTGATCTTAATTTTACTGATTTACGTTTATTCTATCTTCAAACTTTTACAGCAGAAAAAATATTCCGAATTACAGCGCGATTTCATTAATAATATGACGCATGAGTTTAAAACGCCATTGGCTTCGATTCTGATTGCTTCCAAATATTTGATCGAACAAAAGCCGATTAAAGAAGATAAAAAATTGTATACTTATACGGATATTATCATCAATCAAGGAAATAAATTAAATGGTCATATCGAAAAGATTTTAAACATTGCCAAATCAGATTATACGCCTCTAGAACTTAAAAAGGAAAGTGTTTTAATTGTTCCGATAATTGAAGAAGCGATAGAAAATATCAAGCTGAAATATCCTGAAGCTTCTCTTTCTATTGAAACGGCATCCACTAAATATTCAATAGAAACAGACTCTTTTCATTTTGGCAATCTGGTTTATAATTTATTGGACAATGCAGTGAAATATTGCAATGAAAAACCTGAAATCAAAATTAAAATCATAGAAGAAAACAATTGTTTAAAACTGGAGTTTAATGATAATGGAATTGGGATTAATCCTAAAAAAATATCTTTTATCTTTGATAAGTTCTATCGCGTTCAGAATGAAAAAAGTAATGAAGTCAACGGATTTGGTCTTGGCTTGTACTACGTCAAAGAAATTTGCAGTCTTCAGAGCTGGAAAATAAAAGCCGAAAATAATACAGAAAAAGGTGTTACCATAACTTTATCTATTCCTTATAAAAAATGA
- a CDS encoding response regulator transcription factor, which yields MRNFKILYAEDDETLAFLTKDNLEQNNYDVIHCPDGKSALKIFEEEEFDICIFDIMMPKMDGFDLAQAVRKIDIDVPIIFLSAKTLKEDRIKGLRLGADDYLVKPFSIEELLLKIEIFLKRSQKNIPPVKTIYEVGKYQFDTKNFILFNEEEKVGLTQREAELLKLFLDHKNSVLKREQILTSLWGTDDYFMGRSLDVFISRLRKILANEDGISIENLHGIGFRFSIG from the coding sequence ATGAGAAACTTCAAAATACTTTATGCAGAAGACGATGAAACTCTTGCGTTTTTAACCAAAGACAATTTGGAACAGAATAATTATGATGTAATTCATTGTCCAGATGGAAAATCGGCATTAAAAATATTTGAAGAGGAAGAATTTGACATCTGTATTTTTGATATTATGATGCCAAAAATGGACGGTTTTGATTTGGCTCAAGCTGTACGAAAAATTGATATTGATGTGCCAATTATCTTTCTTTCGGCAAAAACCTTAAAAGAAGACAGAATTAAAGGCCTTCGTTTAGGTGCCGATGATTATTTGGTTAAACCTTTCAGTATTGAAGAATTGCTTTTGAAGATTGAGATTTTCTTAAAACGTTCACAGAAAAATATTCCGCCGGTAAAAACCATTTACGAAGTTGGAAAATATCAGTTTGACACTAAAAATTTTATTCTTTTTAATGAGGAAGAAAAAGTCGGACTAACGCAACGTGAAGCCGAATTATTGAAACTTTTTCTAGATCATAAAAACTCCGTTTTGAAGCGTGAACAAATCTTAACTTCTTTATGGGGAACCGATGATTATTTTATGGGAAGAAGTTTGGATGTTTTCATTTCTCGTCTTCGTAAAATTCTAGCCAATGAAGACGGAATTTCTATCGAAAACCTTCATGGAATTGGGTTTAGGTTTTCTATTGGGTAA
- a CDS encoding MBL fold metallo-hydrolase → MKLHHLRNATLVIETEKHVILVDPMLGKRKTIPPFTIFRYKPKRNPLVALPKNSRDILSRVTHCLITHLHPDHIDKAGEVFLRRKSVPVICSAKDEKALVQRGLSVIQTLEYWEPQKFLDGKITGIPAIHGYGFIAKLMGNVMGFHIELADQKSIYISSDTIFTEHVEKVLTQLKPDISIVACGTARLDFGQPLLMRMDDILKFVTLAPGKVFANHLEALNHCPTTRLQLKTALSDHGLLNKTAIPKDGECLEY, encoded by the coding sequence ATGAAATTACATCACTTGCGAAATGCCACTTTGGTAATTGAAACAGAAAAGCATGTTATTTTAGTGGATCCTATGTTAGGTAAAAGAAAAACGATTCCGCCTTTTACTATTTTCAGATATAAACCCAAACGAAATCCGCTGGTAGCACTGCCTAAAAATAGCCGTGATATTTTAAGCCGTGTGACGCATTGTTTGATAACGCATTTGCATCCCGATCATATTGATAAAGCAGGCGAAGTATTTCTAAGAAGAAAAAGTGTTCCCGTAATATGTAGTGCTAAAGATGAAAAAGCGCTTGTACAGCGCGGACTCAGCGTGATTCAAACTTTAGAATATTGGGAACCACAAAAATTCCTCGACGGAAAAATCACTGGAATTCCAGCTATTCATGGTTATGGTTTTATTGCCAAATTAATGGGAAATGTAATGGGATTTCATATCGAATTAGCTGATCAAAAATCAATTTATATTAGTTCTGATACCATTTTTACAGAACATGTAGAAAAAGTTTTGACGCAATTAAAACCAGATATTTCGATTGTTGCTTGCGGTACAGCAAGACTAGATTTCGGACAACCATTATTAATGCGAATGGATGATATTCTAAAATTTGTTACACTTGCACCAGGAAAAGTTTTTGCCAATCATTTAGAAGCTTTAAATCATTGTCCTACGACTAGACTACAATTAAAAACGGCATTGTCTGATCATGGACTTCTAAACAAAACTGCTATTCCGAAAGATGGAGAATGTTTGGAGTATTAA